One Virgibacillus proomii DNA window includes the following coding sequences:
- the pdaA gene encoding delta-lactam-biosynthetic de-N-acetylase translates to MNVCFVLVWLTISVILIPSVAASGYGWGYSRNNNHEIPDIGKYKTMLDAYGSYYVDDSGEKNVYLTFDNGYEQGYTADILQVLKKHGVPATFFVTGHYVKSESDLVKRMVDEGHIIGNHSYHHPDFSIMTRASIKKELEDLEAAVAEVSDQKDMKYLRPPRGMFSKKTLKWANELGYIHVFWSLAFKDWETNKQKGWKYAYEQTMKQIHPGAIILLHTVSSDNAQALDKIIKELKKQGYTFKSLDDLVLKDQLPEPIYGY, encoded by the coding sequence ATTAATGTTTGTTTCGTACTTGTTTGGCTTACTATTTCCGTTATTCTTATTCCGTCTGTAGCTGCCAGCGGCTATGGTTGGGGATATAGCAGAAATAACAATCACGAGATTCCGGATATAGGAAAATATAAAACGATGTTAGACGCTTATGGTTCTTATTATGTAGATGATTCAGGTGAAAAAAATGTATATTTAACATTTGATAATGGTTATGAACAAGGATATACAGCCGATATTCTTCAAGTATTAAAAAAACATGGTGTTCCTGCAACTTTTTTCGTTACTGGACATTATGTGAAAAGTGAATCAGATTTAGTTAAGCGAATGGTGGATGAAGGACATATTATCGGGAATCACTCTTACCATCATCCGGATTTTTCGATAATGACAAGAGCAAGTATTAAAAAGGAATTAGAAGATTTAGAAGCTGCAGTTGCTGAGGTTTCTGATCAAAAAGATATGAAATATTTGCGTCCACCGAGAGGAATGTTCAGTAAAAAAACACTAAAGTGGGCTAATGAATTAGGGTACATTCATGTATTTTGGTCTTTAGCGTTTAAGGATTGGGAGACAAATAAACAAAAAGGATGGAAGTATGCTTATGAACAGACAATGAAGCAAATTCATCCAGGAGCGATTATTTTACTGCACACTGTTTCGTCTGATAATGCTCAAGCTTTGGATAAAATCATTAAAGAATTGAAAAAGCAAGGTTATACTTTTAAAAGTTTAGATGATCTTGTTTTAAAAGACCAATTACCTGAACCGATTTACGGCTACTAG